A window from Branchiostoma floridae strain S238N-H82 chromosome 16, Bfl_VNyyK, whole genome shotgun sequence encodes these proteins:
- the LOC118403571 gene encoding nectin-4-like, with the protein MYSPGLGLQYALGPLEGRAELVGKASLKIREIELSDEGAYSVSVVLDKLGEERKYVHLTVMVPPRVTVGPANPYVVEWSQNVTLSCTTKDAKPPIKALYWEKDGERIQPPNRDSGKYVNGNMNAPFLLIRNVSKEEAGNYACVVDHVTGKHRSALNMKVLYPAIITNITKQVATDVISLHCFADGNPKPEIMWTKAGSFIPLDSKHFPDDGMATHVLANVRANDSGVYICTARNGYGVAESRSLRIIVADEVQSPWKKTPQIAIIAGVSAAAAWVIVCTVLVACSVHRRMKRNTATVPRYALQLSYLEGKRKGANEHGRKYARVLYDYDPKDDDELQLRSNDIIDIIRGDNEGWWFGYLNGRCGLFPSNYVELITVTEREALRLGVPENGITGRNTDIRASLQDRAMKEYYRSLPRCPKERIHAHAGSAEQTQVNGARAREYESPRRTGISKC; encoded by the exons ATGTACTCACCCGGCCTGGGGCTGCAGTACGCGCTGGGACCGCTAGAGGGGCGGGCCGAACTTGTCGGGAAGGCGTCCTTGAAGATCCGGGAAATAGAGCTGTCGGACGAAGGAGCATATTCCGTCTCTGTTGTCTTAGACAAGCTGGGGGAGGAAAGAAAATACGTTCACTTAACTGTTATGG TACCACCGAGGGTCACGGTGGGTCCCGCAAACCCGTACGTGGTGGAATGGTCGCAAAACGTCACACTGTCGTGCACCACAAAGGACGCAAAACCGCCCATCAAGGCTCTCTACTGGGAGAAAGATGGCGAACGCATACAGCCACCAAACAGAGACAGCGGCAAGTACGTCAATGGAAACATGAACGCGCCTTTCCTTCTCATACGCAATGTTTCAAAGGAAGAAGCTGGAAACTACGCATGCGTCGTGGATCACGTGACTGGTAAACACCGATCGGCCCTTAACATGAAAGTTCTGT ATCCCGCCATTATTACCAACATCACTAAGCAGGTAGCGACTGACGTCATCAGCCTGCACTGCTTTGCTGACGGGAATCCCAAACCGGAAATCATGTGGACCAAGGCCGGAAGTTTCATTCCTCTGGATTCCAAACATTTCCCCGACGACGGTATGGCCACTCACGTTCTGGCAAACGTGAGAGCCAATGACAGCGGCGTTTACATATGCACGGCAAGAAACGGGTATGGCGTTGCTGAGTCCAGATCACTAAGGATCATTGTTGCAG ATGAAGTACAGAGTCCCTGGAAGAAGACTCCACAGATCGCTATCATCGCCGGTGTGTCGGCTGCAGCAGCATGGGTTATCGTGTGCACCGTGCTGGTGGCGTGCAGCGTGCACCGCAGGATGAAACGCAACACGGCTACCGTTCCACGTTACGCTCTGCAACTCTCTTATCTGGAAGGGAAGAGAAAAGGGGCGAATGAGCACG GGCGGAAGTATGCGAGGGTGCTGTACGACTATGACCCGAAGGATGACGACGAACTCCAACTACGGTCGAACGACATCATCGACATCATTCGTGGTGACAACGAGGGCTGGTGGTTCGGCTATCTGAACGGACGATGCGGACTGTTCCCTTCAAACTATGTGGAGCTTATCACGGTGACTGAGAGAGAAG CTCTTAGACTTGGAGTTCCCGAGAATGGAATAACCGGGCGAAACACTGACATCAGAGCGTCTCTGCAAGACAGAGCAATGAAG gagTACTATCGCAGCTTGCCACGTTGCCCGAAGGAGAGAATACATGCGCATGCAGGTTCGGCCGAACAAACACAAGTGAACGGAGCTCGAGCACGGGAGTACGAGTCTCCCCGCCGTACAGGCATCTCCAAGTGCTGA